One Saccharomycodes ludwigii strain NBRC 1722 chromosome VI, whole genome shotgun sequence DNA segment encodes these proteins:
- the PEX29 gene encoding Pex29p (similar to Saccharomyces cerevisiae YDR479C | PEX29 | PEroXisome related), which produces MSFLWDSSSSHNNDNGPSATNNNHNGNTFSSAFGSTQKLFTDTLIEKMIYMALPSASSSTLLSSFPTSKENSYLCDLTSFDYRINEAKNRPGLSVQIMSKNFINLNSRLSVPFMLLDEIIKIFKWSNPCYTLTILFIITFIILKPIPALTSLPIFYILFGIMVPAYLKIHKPTAIDPPFIINNPEPTIRGPNIIEPTIVKPVPELSKEFLLNLTDLQNDMALDDFLNQLSSEETRLRWVTLSNQFENRILQEYDLYLNANRELKLAGIFEIQKFNKSLKIWQVVGFCSDDYSPLSDLRINEINLIKFLRVSKDYYYTTSNSGSRRVSLNNTSPSAATATQKAGGVLPADTNSNVEQLLLEQQQDNETDFDNEKEKEEEAEANEALTFGATESLDDVKPPEDWRWVEDSTWALDLDVRKWAQEELILQFIDIDDEEKWVYDYIPEYNGSNTENSNFKRGNYRRRRWIRLCTRETFVNTKNNTNTRKNSVSSTTDSQPSSAGGPLAKDVSEGRNYNTTIKDNKGSVVSSVSPEYKFESIYDDSVEGIHEEEQKRKILKSTILPKRSLAGMGNGPSSTSTVNSKKHKGFVVNSNTDNTHTNANSNDSDKEGENKTSSDNCEDLSDKNSDDSSTKKLSPRPSSMMNLAGFSDFF; this is translated from the exons atgagtttCTTATGGGACAGTAGCAGTAGccataataatgataatgggCCATCTGCTACAAATAACAATCACAACGGTAATACCTTTTCGAGTGCCTTTGGTTCAACTCAAAAGTTATTTACTGACACTTTGATCgaaaaaatgatttacATGGCATTGCCATCGGCTTCATCTTCcacattattatcatcattcCCCACTTCCAAAGAAAACTCTTATTTGTGCGATTTAACTTCCTTTGACTATAGAATTAATGAGGCCAAAAATCGACCGGGACTAAGCGTTCAAATCATGagtaaaaattttataaatttaaattctaGGCTAAGTGTCCCCTTTATGTTACTCGATGAAATCATAAAGATTTTCAAATGGTCAAATCCATGTTACACCTTAACCATATTATTCATTATaacatttataatattaaaacctATTCCCGCCCTAACAAGTCTCcccattttttatatactaTTTGGAATAATGGTTCCTGCATACTTAAAAATCCACAAACCAACTGCAATTGACCCaccttttattataaacaacCCAGAACCAACCATAAGAGGCCCAAATATTATCGAACCTACAATTGTTAAACCAGTACCCGAACTAAGCAAggaatttttattaaatttgacAGATCTACAAAATGATATGGCTTT AGATGACTTTTTAAACCAATTGAGCAGTGAAGAAACTAGGTTAAGATGGGTAACTTTAAGTAatcaatttgaaaatagaaTATTACAAGAATACGACTTATATCTTAATGCAAATAGAGAATTGAAATTGGCGGGTATTTTTGAGATACAGAAATTTAACAAATCCTTGAAAATTTGGCAAGTTGTAGGCTTTTGTAGTGATGACTATTCTCCGCTTTCAGATTTGAGAATAAATGAGATAAATCTTATTAAATTTCTAAGGGTTTCGAAGGATTACTATTACACTACTTCAAATAGTGGTTCTAGAAGGGTTTCCTTAAATAATACTAGTCCCAGTGCCGCAACAGCAACACAAAAAGCTGGTGGGGTTCTGCCTGCTGACACTAATTCCAATGTAGAACAACTGCTGCtggaacaacaacaagacAATGAAACTGATTTTGATAacgaaaaggaaaaagaagaggaggCAGAGGCCAACGAAGCGTTGACTTTTGGCGCCACCGAATCATTAGATGATGTTAAACCACCAGAAGATTGGCGTTGGGTAGAAGATTCTACTTGGGCTTTAGATTTAGATGTAAGAAAATGGGCTCAAGAAGAGttaattttacaatttaTAGATatagatgatgaagaaaagTGGGTTTATGATTATATTCCAGAATACAATGGTAGCAATACCGAAAATAGCAATTTTAAGAGGGGAAATtatagaagaagaagatggaTTCGCTTATGTACTAGAGAAACATTcgtaaatacaaaaaacaaCACTAACACACGCAAAAACAGTGTGTCATCCACTACAGATTCACAACCTTCCTCAGCGGGAGGTCCTTTGGCAAAAGATGTATCTGAGGGGCGAAATTATAATACTACaattaaagataataaagGTTCTGTGGTTTCCTCTGTTTCTCCAGAGTATAAATTTGAATCAATATATGATGATTCTGTAGAAGGGATTCATGAAGAAGAacagaaaagaaaaatattgaaaagtaCTATATTGCCTAAAAGATCATTAGCTGGCATGGGGAATGGACCTAGCAGTACATCTACTGTTAATAGTAAGAAACATAAGGGATTTGTTGTGAATTCCAACACAGACAATACACATACTAATGCCAATTCAAATGATAGTGACAAAGAgggtgaaaataaaacatctTCTGATAATTGTGAAGATCTTTctgataaaaatagtgaTGATTCAAGTACCAAAAAGTTGTCACCAAGACCATCTTCTATGATGAATTTGGCTGGATTTtcagattttttttaa
- the SNM1 gene encoding Snm1p: MSFSKKEKDRIKKLHVLYQYNRLHTLPQLLCPNECSENENTTIELKVDDIPSHHTPDNLQYQALPLVLSELYLKKFYNSCKKNQIVLEDKIRGHFRKSSFNTRKQCKLINKTNRHCDVKLYTDDNKSAASTTVIKPIEFTKIHHYKFCNSCGNLRIPIINTEYKLFKRKFTNVTVDINAEVCNSTAINITKKPNAINNSEKIMVNKKMVNKKNKYCLQLHCLICDDTSYIDYIDIPPTTPLLNVSTTTTTTTTNRPLLNAEVTKGNETFIKKKNALSKQRAKKRKANTLENILKEKKRKEEESKKKKSMSLSLSDFLTK, from the coding sequence ATGTCGTTCagtaaaaaggaaaaagatagaataaaaaaattacatgtTTTATATCAATATAATAGACTACATACTTTACCACAACTATTATGTCCAAATGAGTGTTCTGAAAACGAAAATACCACAATTGAACTGAAGGTCGATGATATTCCTTCACATCATACTCCAGACAATTTGCAATACCAAGCTTTACCCTTAGTTCTAAGTGAActatatttgaaaaaattttataatagctgtaaaaaaaatcaaattgtATTGGAGGATAAAATTCGAGGCCATTTTAGGAAAAGTAGTTTCAACACAAGAAAACAATGCAAactaataaacaaaactaACCGTCATTGTGATGTTAAATTATATactgatgataataaaagtgcTGCTAGTACTACTGTTATAAAGCCCATAGAATTTACCAAAATCCATCACTATAAATTTTGCAATTCTTGTGGAAATTTAAGAATACCAATAATTAACACTGAATATaagttatttaaaagaaaatttaccAATGTTACTGTCGACATTAATGCAGAGGTATGCAATTCTACTGctattaatattactaaaaaACCTAATgcaataaataatagtgaaaaaataatggtcaataaaaaaatggtcaataaaaaaaacaaatattgtTTGCAACTTCATTGCTTAATATGTGATGACACTTCATATATTGATTACATAGATATACCGCCAACTACTCCACTTCTTAATGTttctactactactactactactactactaatagACCATTACTGAATGCAGAAGTTACAAAAGGTAATGAAACttttatcaaaaagaaaaacgcCCTATCCAAGCAAAGAGCCAAAAAACGTAAAGCTAATACTTTGGagaatattttaaaggaaaaaaaaagaaaagaagaagaatccaagaaaaaaaagtccaTGTCTTTGAGCCTATCTGACTTTTTAaccaaataa